The Aeromicrobium senzhongii genome includes a window with the following:
- a CDS encoding SDR family oxidoreductase, with amino-acid sequence MTQRFAGKVAIVTGASRGIGLGVAQRLVADGAKVVITARKTEALEAAVAELGPDNAAYVAGAADDVDHQDETIAKAVEQFGGLDFLVNNTGINPTYGPMIEMDLTAGRKIFEVNVLGAVSWAQKAYRASLKDNGGAIVNIASVAGLKPAPGIGMYGASKSAVIHVTQELSLELAPNVRVNAVAPAVVKTRFAGALYEGREEEVASAYPLKRLGLPEDIAGVVTFLLSEDAAWVTGQCLAIDGGLTLTGGV; translated from the coding sequence GTGACGCAGCGTTTCGCCGGCAAGGTCGCCATCGTCACGGGCGCGTCGCGCGGCATCGGCCTCGGTGTCGCGCAGCGCCTCGTGGCCGACGGTGCCAAGGTCGTCATCACGGCTCGCAAGACCGAGGCCCTCGAGGCCGCAGTGGCCGAGCTCGGCCCCGACAACGCCGCCTACGTGGCGGGTGCGGCCGACGACGTCGACCACCAGGACGAGACGATCGCCAAGGCCGTCGAGCAGTTCGGCGGACTGGACTTCCTGGTCAACAACACCGGCATCAACCCCACGTACGGGCCGATGATCGAGATGGACCTGACCGCGGGTCGCAAGATCTTCGAGGTCAACGTGCTCGGTGCGGTCTCGTGGGCGCAGAAGGCCTACCGCGCGTCGCTGAAGGACAACGGTGGCGCGATCGTCAACATCGCCTCGGTCGCCGGACTCAAGCCGGCGCCCGGCATCGGCATGTACGGGGCGTCCAAGTCCGCGGTCATCCACGTGACGCAGGAGCTCTCGCTGGAGCTGGCGCCGAACGTGCGCGTGAACGCGGTGGCGCCCGCGGTCGTCAAGACCCGGTTCGCCGGTGCGCTGTACGAGGGCCGCGAGGAGGAGGTCGCCTCGGCCTACCCGCTGAAGCGGCTCGGCCTGCCCGAGGACATCGCGGGCGTCGTGACGTTCCTGCTGTCCGAGGATGCGGCGTGGGTGACGGGCCAGTGCCTGGCGATCGACGGCGGTCTGACGCTGACCGGCGGCGTCTGA
- a CDS encoding acetyl-CoA C-acetyltransferase, protein MPEAVIVSTARSPIGRAGKGSLKDMRPDDLTVQMIEAALAKVPGLDRRDITDLHLGVGQPAGEGGHNLARAVAVLAGMDHLPGVTVNRYCSSSLQTTRMAFHAIKAGEGDAFISAGVETVSRFGNGFADLPGTENPAFAEAIARTAKRAEGGADTWTDPRESGSLPDLYIAMGQTAENVAQYLGMSRREQDEFAVRSQNLVEQRIEEGFWAKDITPVTLPDGTTVTKDDGPRAGTTLEAVSGLKPVFRPDGTVTAGNACPLNDGAAAVVIMSDTKAKELGLTPLARIVSTAVTGLSPEIMGLGPVEAIPAALKNAGMGIDDIDLYEINEAFAVQAWGSAKQLGIPLDKLNVNGGAIAVGHPFGMTGARITSTLINSLQWHDKQFGVESMCVGGGMGMAMVLERLS, encoded by the coding sequence ATGCCCGAAGCAGTCATCGTCTCCACCGCCCGCTCGCCGATCGGCCGCGCGGGCAAGGGGTCGCTCAAGGACATGCGTCCGGACGACCTGACCGTCCAGATGATCGAGGCCGCCCTGGCCAAGGTGCCGGGCCTCGATCGCCGCGACATCACCGACCTGCACTTGGGCGTGGGCCAGCCCGCCGGTGAGGGCGGACACAACCTGGCGCGCGCCGTGGCCGTGCTGGCCGGCATGGACCACCTGCCCGGCGTCACCGTGAACCGCTACTGCTCGTCGTCGCTGCAGACCACGCGCATGGCGTTCCACGCCATCAAGGCCGGCGAGGGCGACGCGTTCATCTCCGCCGGCGTCGAGACCGTCAGCCGGTTCGGCAACGGCTTCGCCGACCTCCCGGGCACCGAGAACCCGGCCTTCGCCGAGGCGATCGCCCGCACCGCCAAGCGCGCCGAGGGCGGCGCCGACACGTGGACCGATCCGCGTGAGAGCGGCAGCCTGCCGGACCTGTACATCGCGATGGGCCAGACGGCCGAGAACGTCGCGCAGTACCTGGGCATGAGCCGCCGTGAGCAGGACGAATTCGCCGTCCGCAGCCAGAACCTCGTCGAGCAGCGCATCGAGGAGGGCTTCTGGGCCAAGGACATCACCCCGGTGACGCTGCCCGACGGCACGACCGTCACCAAGGACGACGGCCCGCGCGCCGGCACCACGCTGGAGGCCGTCAGCGGCCTCAAGCCGGTCTTCCGTCCCGACGGCACCGTCACGGCCGGCAACGCCTGCCCCCTCAATGACGGCGCGGCCGCCGTGGTGATCATGAGCGACACGAAGGCCAAGGAGCTCGGCCTGACGCCGCTCGCGCGCATCGTCTCGACGGCCGTCACCGGCCTGTCGCCCGAGATCATGGGCCTCGGCCCGGTCGAGGCGATCCCGGCCGCGCTCAAGAACGCGGGCATGGGCATCGACGACATCGACCTGTACGAGATCAACGAGGCGTTCGCCGTCCAGGCGTGGGGCTCGGCCAAGCAGCTCGGCATCCCGCTGGACAAGCTCAACGTCAACGGCGGCGCCATCGCGGTGGGCCACCCGTTCGGCATGACCGGCGCGCGCATCACGTCCACGCTGATCAACTCGCTGCAGTGGCACGACAAGCAGTTCGGTGTCGAGTCCATGTGCGTCGGTGGCGGCATGGGCATGGCGATGGTCCTGGAGCGCCTCTCGTGA
- a CDS encoding acyl-CoA dehydrogenase family protein — MDRTIYSADHEDFRASCAAFLDKHARPFSEEFVSAKAFPREFWTAAGAEGFLGLEIPEEFGGAGAGDFRFNAVLAEELSKITAALASCVGIHTDIATPYIVDLGTQEQKERWLPGCADGTILTAIGMTEPSGGSDLAALRTTAVRDGDQWVINGSKTFITNGFSADLVLTAVRTSPEKGAKGITLFAIEATDEGFSRGRKLDKVGQEESDTAELFFENVRVGDDRVIGEVDRGFIYMMERLPQERLSCAVSNVAHAKQILLETIQYCHDRKAFGQSIGSLQHNKFLLAELVTQIEVAEAYVDAAVAAHAQRTLTSTDAAKAKWWSSQVQNEVLDHCVQLHGGYGFMNEYRVARAWRDARVTKIWAGSNEIMKELIGRDLGF; from the coding sequence ATGGACCGCACGATCTACTCCGCCGACCACGAGGACTTCCGCGCGTCCTGCGCCGCCTTCCTCGACAAGCACGCGCGCCCCTTCTCCGAGGAGTTCGTCTCGGCGAAGGCGTTCCCGCGCGAGTTCTGGACGGCCGCCGGCGCCGAGGGCTTCCTCGGCCTCGAGATCCCTGAGGAGTTCGGTGGCGCGGGGGCGGGGGACTTCCGCTTCAACGCCGTCCTGGCCGAGGAGCTCAGCAAGATCACCGCAGCGCTCGCGTCGTGCGTCGGCATCCACACCGACATCGCGACGCCGTACATCGTCGACCTCGGCACCCAGGAGCAGAAGGAGCGCTGGCTGCCGGGCTGCGCCGATGGAACGATCCTCACCGCGATCGGCATGACCGAGCCCAGCGGCGGGTCCGACCTCGCCGCGCTGCGCACCACCGCCGTGCGTGACGGTGACCAGTGGGTCATCAACGGCTCCAAGACCTTCATCACCAACGGGTTCTCTGCCGACCTGGTCCTGACGGCCGTGCGCACGTCGCCCGAGAAGGGCGCGAAGGGCATCACGCTCTTCGCGATCGAGGCGACCGACGAGGGCTTCAGCCGCGGCCGCAAGCTCGACAAGGTCGGCCAGGAGGAGTCCGACACCGCCGAGCTGTTCTTCGAGAACGTCCGCGTCGGCGACGACCGCGTGATCGGCGAGGTCGACCGGGGCTTCATCTACATGATGGAGCGCCTGCCGCAGGAGCGGCTGTCGTGCGCGGTCTCGAACGTGGCGCACGCCAAGCAGATCCTGCTCGAGACGATCCAGTACTGCCACGACCGCAAGGCGTTCGGCCAGTCGATCGGCTCGCTGCAGCACAACAAGTTCCTGCTCGCCGAGCTCGTGACGCAGATCGAGGTCGCCGAGGCGTACGTCGACGCCGCCGTCGCGGCGCACGCGCAGCGCACCCTGACCTCCACCGACGCCGCGAAGGCCAAGTGGTGGAGCTCGCAGGTGCAGAACGAGGTGCTCGACCACTGCGTCCAGCTGCACGGCGGCTACGGATTCATGAACGAGTACCGCGTGGCCCGCGCCTGGCGCGACGCCCGCGTGACCAAGATCTGGGCCGGCTCGAACGAGATCATGAAGGAACTCATCGGCCGCGACCTGGGCTTCTGA
- a CDS encoding TetR/AcrR family transcriptional regulator, whose product MSTDSANGRDRSASTRERLLAAAVEAFATSGFAGTTTRDIASRAGMSPAAVYVHHATKEDLLFEISRRGHRSAVEIIEEASRRSQDPVVRVRTMVEEFSRWHAVNSRVGRIVQYEFDALTPEHRAEIAEYRRAIEALMRDALEAGVEAGVMTVSDTKGTSLALLSLSIDLVRWYHPGGTTTPEDIAALHGELAVRIVGAAA is encoded by the coding sequence ATGAGCACCGACTCGGCGAACGGCCGCGATCGTTCCGCCTCCACGCGCGAACGGCTCCTCGCCGCAGCGGTCGAGGCGTTCGCCACCTCCGGCTTCGCCGGCACCACGACGCGCGACATCGCCTCGCGCGCGGGCATGAGCCCGGCCGCCGTCTACGTGCACCACGCCACCAAGGAGGACCTGCTGTTCGAGATCTCCCGGCGCGGGCACCGGTCCGCGGTCGAGATCATCGAAGAGGCCTCGCGCCGCTCGCAGGACCCCGTCGTCCGGGTGCGCACGATGGTCGAGGAGTTCAGCCGCTGGCATGCGGTCAACAGCCGGGTCGGCCGCATCGTGCAGTACGAGTTCGACGCCCTCACCCCCGAGCACCGGGCCGAGATCGCCGAGTACCGCCGCGCCATCGAGGCGCTCATGCGCGACGCGCTCGAGGCCGGGGTCGAGGCCGGCGTCATGACGGTCTCGGACACCAAGGGCACGTCGTTGGCCCTGCTCTCCCTCAGCATCGACCTGGTGCGCTGGTACCACCCCGGCGGCACCACGACCCCCGAGGACATCGCGGCCCTGCACGGCGAGCTCGCCGTCCGCATCGTCGGCGCCGCCGCCTGA
- a CDS encoding YceI family protein translates to MSGITTGTWQLDPTHTEIGFTVRHLMSKVRGKFEKFEGTIVTAEDITASTATATIDLSSINTGTADRDNHLRSGDFFNVESSPTMTFVSTGVVRKDDTEFVVTGDLTIKDVTKPIELVVEFLGEGKDPWGGTRIGVEAKGQISRKDWGIDFNIPLEGDKFMIGDKITLVINAEAVLQA, encoded by the coding sequence ATGAGCGGCATCACCACCGGCACCTGGCAGCTTGACCCGACGCACACCGAGATCGGCTTCACGGTGCGTCACCTGATGAGCAAGGTGCGTGGCAAGTTCGAGAAGTTCGAGGGCACGATCGTCACCGCCGAGGACATCACCGCCTCGACCGCGACCGCGACGATCGACCTGTCGTCGATCAACACCGGCACCGCCGACCGCGACAACCACCTGCGCTCGGGCGACTTCTTCAACGTCGAGTCCAGCCCGACGATGACGTTCGTCTCGACCGGCGTCGTGCGCAAGGACGACACCGAGTTCGTCGTCACCGGCGACCTGACCATCAAGGACGTCACCAAGCCGATCGAGCTCGTCGTCGAGTTCCTCGGCGAGGGCAAGGACCCGTGGGGCGGCACCCGCATCGGCGTCGAGGCCAAGGGCCAGATCAGCCGCAAGGACTGGGGCATCGACTTCAACATCCCGCTCGAGGGCGACAAGTTCATGATCGGCGACAAGATCACGCTGGTCATCAACGCCGAGGCCGTGCTGCAGGCCTGA
- a CDS encoding MarR family winged helix-turn-helix transcriptional regulator, whose amino-acid sequence MSDLPIASVNDTRWLDEEQQRSWRAFLGGSTVLMDRLDRDLRSEHGLSMSEYEILVRLSEAPDRSIRMADLAAALSHSRSRITHTIGRLERDGIVTRVQCDTDGRGVTAVLTDKGFELLATAAHTHVRGVREYLVDLASPEDLAALRRVMEAVQESIGGRRF is encoded by the coding sequence ATGAGTGATCTGCCCATCGCCTCCGTGAACGACACCCGGTGGCTCGATGAGGAGCAACAGCGGTCGTGGCGTGCCTTCCTGGGCGGATCGACGGTCCTGATGGACCGACTGGACCGCGACCTGCGCAGCGAGCACGGCCTGTCGATGTCGGAGTACGAGATCCTGGTCCGGCTGTCCGAGGCGCCGGACCGGTCGATCCGGATGGCGGACCTGGCCGCGGCCCTGTCGCACTCGCGCAGCCGCATCACGCACACCATCGGCCGGCTCGAGCGGGACGGCATCGTCACCCGCGTCCAGTGCGACACCGACGGCCGCGGCGTCACCGCCGTCCTGACCGACAAGGGATTCGAGCTGCTGGCCACCGCCGCCCACACCCACGTGCGCGGCGTGCGCGAGTACCTCGTCGACCTCGCCTCACCCGAGGACCTCGCCGCCCTCCGGCGCGTCATGGAGGCCGTCCAGGAGTCGATCGGCGGCCGCCGCTTCTAG
- the ettA gene encoding energy-dependent translational throttle protein EttA, which translates to MADYVLSLRNVRKAHGDKVVLDDVSLSFLHGAKIGVVGPNGMGKSTLLKLMAGLDQPNNGDIVRDPDASVGMLQQEPPLTEGKTVLENVEEAVSDIKGKMKRLEEAYAEMGEPDADYDALMAETGDLQTYLDNTNAWDVDSRLEQAMDALRCPPSDALVDNLSGGERRRVALCKLLLQQPDLLLLDEPTNHLDAESVQWLEGHLKSYPGAVLAVTHDRYFLDNVAEWIAEVDRGQIHGYEGNYSTYLETKKDRLKIEGQKDAKRAKMLERELEWVRSNAKGRQTKSKSRLARYEELAAEAEKARKIDTTDINIPAGPRLGDVVLDAKHLTKGFEDRVLWDDINFSLPRAGIVGVVGPNGVGKTTLFRMITGNEEPDSGELEVGKTVKISYVDQNRANIDPNKNVWEVVSEGLDFIKVANFEMNSRAYVASFGFKGSDQQKKAGVLSGGERNRLNLALTLKQGGNMLLLDEPTNDLDVETLSSLEDALLDFPGCAVVTSHDRWFLDRIATHILAWEGTEEKPGQWFWFEGNFASYEANKIERLGEEAARPHRVTHRRLTRD; encoded by the coding sequence ATGGCTGACTACGTCCTCTCTCTGCGCAACGTCCGCAAGGCCCACGGCGACAAGGTCGTCCTCGACGACGTCTCCCTCTCGTTCCTGCACGGGGCGAAGATCGGCGTCGTCGGTCCCAACGGCATGGGCAAGTCGACCTTGCTCAAGCTGATGGCCGGCCTCGACCAGCCCAACAACGGCGACATCGTCCGCGACCCCGACGCCTCCGTCGGCATGCTCCAGCAGGAGCCGCCGCTGACCGAGGGCAAGACGGTCCTCGAGAACGTCGAGGAGGCCGTCTCCGACATCAAGGGCAAGATGAAGCGCCTCGAGGAGGCGTATGCCGAGATGGGCGAGCCGGACGCCGACTACGACGCCCTCATGGCCGAGACCGGCGACCTGCAGACCTACCTGGACAACACGAACGCTTGGGACGTCGACAGCCGCCTCGAGCAGGCCATGGACGCCCTGCGCTGCCCGCCGTCGGACGCGCTGGTCGACAACCTCTCCGGTGGTGAGCGTCGCCGCGTCGCGCTGTGCAAGCTGTTGCTGCAGCAGCCCGACCTGCTGCTGCTCGACGAGCCCACCAACCACCTGGACGCCGAGAGCGTGCAGTGGCTCGAGGGCCACCTCAAGAGCTACCCCGGCGCCGTCCTGGCCGTGACCCACGACCGGTACTTCCTCGACAACGTCGCCGAGTGGATCGCCGAGGTCGACCGTGGCCAGATCCACGGCTACGAGGGCAACTACTCGACCTACCTCGAGACCAAGAAGGACCGTCTCAAGATCGAGGGACAGAAGGACGCCAAGCGCGCCAAGATGCTCGAGCGCGAGCTCGAGTGGGTCCGCTCCAACGCCAAGGGCCGCCAGACCAAGAGCAAGTCGCGTCTGGCCCGCTACGAGGAGCTCGCCGCCGAGGCCGAGAAGGCCCGCAAGATCGACACCACCGACATCAACATCCCGGCCGGCCCGCGCCTGGGCGACGTCGTCCTCGACGCCAAGCACCTGACCAAGGGCTTCGAGGACCGTGTGCTGTGGGACGACATCAACTTCTCGCTGCCGCGCGCCGGCATCGTGGGCGTCGTCGGTCCCAACGGCGTCGGCAAGACCACGCTGTTCCGCATGATCACCGGCAACGAGGAGCCCGACTCCGGCGAGCTCGAGGTCGGCAAGACGGTCAAGATCAGCTACGTCGACCAGAACCGCGCGAACATCGACCCGAACAAGAACGTCTGGGAGGTCGTCTCCGAGGGACTCGACTTCATCAAGGTCGCCAACTTCGAGATGAACAGCCGCGCCTACGTGGCCTCGTTCGGCTTCAAGGGCTCGGACCAGCAGAAGAAGGCCGGCGTGCTGTCCGGTGGTGAGCGCAACCGCCTGAACCTGGCGCTGACGCTGAAGCAGGGCGGCAACATGCTGCTGCTCGATGAGCCCACCAACGACCTGGACGTCGAGACGCTGTCCTCGCTCGAGGACGCGCTGCTGGACTTCCCCGGCTGCGCCGTGGTCACCTCGCACGATCGCTGGTTCCTGGACCGCATCGCCACGCACATCCTGGCGTGGGAGGGCACCGAGGAGAAGCCGGGCCAGTGGTTCTGGTTCGAGGGCAACTTCGCGTCCTACGAGGCCAACAAGATCGAGCGCCTCGGCGAGGAGGCGGCCCGTCCGCACCGCGTCACGCACCGCCGCCTGACCCGCGACTGA
- a CDS encoding GTPase, with translation MSALDERVNALRSAIEAAGDVLDPAVAGPAEATFAHAKERLELSAEHTVVALVGSTGSGKSSLFNRLSGLELAEVGYLRPTTSTPLACAWGPAGATELLDWIGVARRDQIARRSILDAPRDDAFEGLVLLDLPDHDSVVQENHDVVDHVARYADLFVWVLDPQKYADAAIHEHYLAPLATHKDASLVVLNQADRLSDTDLKIAVDDLEQILEREGFGGVPVIATSAVTGAGLPELRAEIGRRISSKRASQARLVADVRQVAQRLAEVGGVEPVPGLDRPTRDALVETFVACAGVPQIADAVEDSMARRAVVATDWPLIGWVGRLRHDPLRELGFGRSARDAVAGTMPISPSVQRARADLALREATEAATEGMSRPWRASVIHAVVGEETRAVIDELDEAVAGVDLGLKHRPLWWTAVAALQWLTMIAVVVGGAWCAASVFGLVDPDPWSGAPRPLGMSLPLMAVALGLLFAIALTLVSRWLGGVAARRAGARAEKALTEAINRTTERIVVARLRHEIDRYERWCSGLATAVR, from the coding sequence ATGAGCGCACTCGACGAACGCGTCAACGCCTTGCGCTCGGCCATCGAGGCCGCGGGCGACGTGCTCGACCCCGCCGTCGCCGGTCCCGCCGAGGCGACGTTCGCGCACGCCAAGGAACGACTCGAGCTGTCGGCCGAGCACACCGTGGTCGCGCTGGTCGGATCCACCGGCTCGGGCAAGTCCTCGCTGTTCAACCGCCTCAGCGGGCTCGAGCTGGCCGAGGTCGGCTACCTGCGCCCCACCACGTCCACGCCGCTGGCCTGTGCCTGGGGTCCGGCCGGCGCGACCGAGCTGCTCGACTGGATCGGGGTGGCTCGCCGTGACCAGATCGCCCGGCGCAGCATCCTCGACGCGCCCCGCGACGACGCCTTCGAGGGCCTCGTCCTGCTGGACCTGCCCGACCACGACTCGGTCGTGCAGGAGAACCACGACGTCGTCGACCACGTCGCGCGCTACGCCGATCTCTTCGTGTGGGTGCTCGACCCCCAGAAGTACGCCGACGCGGCGATCCACGAGCACTACCTGGCGCCTCTGGCGACGCACAAGGACGCTTCGCTGGTCGTCCTGAACCAGGCCGACCGACTCAGCGACACGGACCTGAAGATCGCGGTCGACGACCTCGAGCAGATCCTGGAGCGCGAGGGCTTCGGCGGGGTGCCCGTCATCGCGACCAGCGCGGTCACGGGTGCGGGCCTGCCCGAGCTGCGTGCCGAGATCGGTCGGCGCATCAGCTCCAAGCGGGCGTCGCAGGCCCGTCTCGTGGCCGACGTGCGCCAGGTGGCCCAGCGGCTCGCGGAGGTCGGGGGAGTCGAGCCGGTCCCCGGTCTCGACCGCCCCACGCGTGACGCCCTCGTCGAGACGTTCGTCGCCTGCGCCGGGGTGCCCCAGATCGCCGACGCGGTCGAGGACTCGATGGCCCGCCGTGCCGTCGTGGCCACCGACTGGCCGCTCATCGGCTGGGTCGGCCGGCTGCGGCACGACCCGCTGCGCGAGCTGGGCTTCGGCCGTTCCGCGCGCGACGCGGTCGCCGGCACCATGCCGATCTCGCCGTCCGTGCAGCGCGCCCGTGCCGACCTCGCCCTGCGCGAGGCGACCGAGGCCGCGACCGAGGGCATGTCGCGACCCTGGCGAGCCTCCGTGATCCACGCCGTCGTGGGCGAGGAGACCCGCGCGGTGATCGACGAGCTCGACGAGGCCGTCGCCGGCGTCGACCTGGGCCTGAAGCACCGTCCGTTGTGGTGGACCGCTGTCGCGGCCCTGCAGTGGCTGACCATGATCGCCGTGGTGGTCGGCGGCGCCTGGTGCGCCGCGTCGGTCTTCGGCCTCGTGGACCCGGATCCGTGGTCGGGCGCGCCCCGTCCGCTGGGCATGAGCCTGCCGCTCATGGCCGTCGCCCTCGGGCTGCTGTTCGCGATCGCCCTGACGCTGGTGTCGCGCTGGCTGGGGGGCGTTGCGGCCCGCCGGGCGGGCGCGCGGGCCGAGAAGGCCCTCACCGAGGCGATCAACCGCACCACCGAGCGGATCGTGGTGGCGCGACTGCGCCACGAGATCGACCGCTACGAGCGCTGGTGCAGCGGCTTGGCCACCGCCGTCCGCTGA
- a CDS encoding dynamin family protein encodes MTEPTAIPPREAVVEDGLLQGLSGLAAAVVATPLVLEVPGVERDRALQREVAEQLGDYVVPRLENIGAPLLVVVGGSTGAGKSTLVNSIVGRRVTATGVLRPTTRTPVLVHHPADTEWFRSGRILPEVARTGSNSRRANTIRQVACSTLWPGVAVLDAPDFDSIDETNREMAEQLLGAADLWLFVTSAARYADQVPWDYLRRAADRDASIAVVLDRTSDDALVEVRRHLARMLSEHDLADVALFSVPESTPDSEGVLPAGDVAQVVTWLRMLADDEAQRRAIVLKTLQGAILHDIEASRRLEGALARQVDAAEQLRKDVESVYVGAHRDLMTAATDGTMLRGEVLARWQDFVGSGEIFRKLERTVGSWRDRLFKRRPTSPDEVEEAALSGLHLMILDRAERAAEEAARAWDGSEPGRVLLDRQRGLDRASRDVRVRAERIAREWREAVFELVAEQGADKKSKARALSLGVNAAGVSLMVVVFAGTAGLTGAEVGIAGGTAAAGQAVLNAVFGDQAVRSLAEQAGRDLSRRLEDLFESEADRYLALLPDPNRLETAQWQLQAAIGAVDKPRGRRSR; translated from the coding sequence ATGACAGAGCCGACCGCCATTCCCCCGCGCGAGGCCGTGGTCGAGGACGGTTTGCTCCAAGGCCTCTCGGGCCTTGCTGCCGCTGTCGTGGCCACGCCCTTGGTGCTTGAGGTCCCCGGAGTCGAACGGGACCGCGCTCTGCAGCGCGAAGTCGCCGAGCAGCTGGGCGACTACGTCGTCCCCCGGCTCGAGAACATCGGCGCCCCGTTGCTCGTCGTCGTGGGCGGTTCCACCGGTGCCGGCAAGTCCACGCTCGTCAACTCGATCGTCGGCCGTCGCGTCACCGCCACCGGCGTCCTGCGGCCCACGACGCGCACGCCGGTGCTCGTGCACCACCCCGCCGACACCGAGTGGTTCCGGTCCGGCCGGATCCTGCCCGAGGTCGCCCGCACCGGCTCCAACAGCCGTCGGGCCAACACGATCCGCCAGGTCGCCTGCTCGACCCTGTGGCCCGGCGTCGCGGTGCTCGACGCCCCCGACTTCGACTCGATCGACGAGACCAACCGCGAGATGGCCGAGCAGCTGCTCGGTGCGGCCGACCTGTGGCTGTTCGTCACCTCGGCCGCGCGGTACGCCGACCAGGTCCCGTGGGACTACCTGCGCCGGGCCGCCGATCGCGACGCCTCGATCGCCGTCGTCCTGGACCGCACGTCCGACGACGCCCTGGTCGAGGTGCGCCGTCACCTCGCGCGGATGCTCAGCGAGCACGACCTGGCCGACGTCGCCCTGTTCTCCGTCCCCGAGTCGACTCCCGACTCCGAGGGCGTGCTGCCCGCCGGCGACGTGGCGCAGGTCGTCACGTGGCTGCGCATGTTGGCCGACGACGAGGCACAGCGACGCGCGATCGTCCTCAAGACGCTCCAGGGCGCGATCCTGCACGACATCGAGGCGTCCCGGCGCCTGGAGGGGGCGCTGGCCCGCCAGGTCGACGCCGCCGAGCAGCTGCGCAAGGACGTCGAGTCGGTCTACGTCGGCGCGCACCGCGACCTGATGACCGCCGCGACCGACGGCACGATGCTGCGCGGCGAGGTGCTGGCCCGGTGGCAGGACTTCGTGGGCTCCGGCGAGATCTTCCGCAAGCTGGAGCGCACCGTCGGCTCCTGGCGCGACCGTCTGTTCAAGCGCAGGCCCACCAGCCCCGACGAGGTCGAGGAGGCCGCGCTCTCGGGACTGCACCTGATGATCCTCGACCGCGCCGAGCGCGCCGCGGAAGAGGCGGCGCGGGCCTGGGACGGCTCCGAGCCCGGTCGCGTGCTGCTGGACCGCCAGCGCGGCCTCGATCGTGCGTCCCGCGACGTGCGGGTGCGGGCCGAGCGCATCGCCCGCGAGTGGCGCGAGGCCGTGTTCGAGCTCGTGGCCGAGCAGGGTGCCGACAAGAAGAGCAAGGCGCGCGCCCTGTCGCTGGGCGTCAACGCCGCGGGCGTCAGCCTGATGGTGGTCGTCTTCGCCGGCACCGCGGGGCTCACCGGTGCCGAGGTGGGCATCGCGGGCGGCACCGCGGCCGCGGGCCAGGCGGTGCTCAACGCGGTCTTCGGCGACCAGGCGGTCCGGAGCCTGGCCGAGCAGGCCGGTCGGGATCTGTCGCGCCGCTTGGAGGACCTCTTCGAGTCCGAGGCCGACCGGTACCTGGCCCTGCTGCCCGACCCGAACAGGCTGGAGACCGCCCAGTGGCAGCTCCAGGCGGCGATCGGCGCCGTCGACAAACCCCGAGGAAGGCGGAGCCGATGA
- a CDS encoding Trm112 family protein, translating to MNLDPALVEILVCPQCRSGLFVDVDADELVCNGCALAYPVRRDIPVMLVDEARPLNNT from the coding sequence GTGAACCTCGATCCAGCCCTCGTCGAGATCCTGGTGTGCCCGCAGTGCCGCTCCGGCCTGTTCGTGGACGTCGACGCCGACGAGCTCGTGTGCAACGGCTGCGCTCTCGCGTACCCGGTCCGCCGCGACATTCCGGTGATGCTGGTCGACGAGGCGCGTCCGCTCAACAACACCTGA
- a CDS encoding DUF3499 domain-containing protein, with the protein MGLQRRCSRAGCPNSAVATLTYVYADSTAVLGPLATYAEPHAYDLCSRHAERLSAPQGWSVVRLAPQFTEPEPTHDDLVALAEAVREAGRPTTEVPADDHGPVLRLVRDDSATVVP; encoded by the coding sequence GTGGGACTGCAACGTCGATGCTCGCGCGCAGGCTGCCCGAACTCCGCGGTGGCCACCTTGACGTACGTGTACGCCGATTCGACCGCCGTGCTGGGGCCGTTGGCCACCTATGCCGAGCCGCACGCCTACGACCTGTGCTCGCGGCACGCCGAGCGACTCTCGGCCCCGCAGGGCTGGAGCGTCGTGCGACTCGCGCCCCAGTTCACCGAGCCGGAGCCGACCCACGACGACCTCGTCGCCCTGGCCGAGGCCGTGCGCGAGGCAGGCCGGCCGACCACCGAGGTCCCCGCGGACGACCACGGCCCCGTGTTGCGTCTGGTGCGCGACGACTCGGCTACGGTGGTCCCGTGA